One region of Eleutherodactylus coqui strain aEleCoq1 chromosome 5, aEleCoq1.hap1, whole genome shotgun sequence genomic DNA includes:
- the LOC136629207 gene encoding oocyte zinc finger protein XlCOF22-like produces the protein MREKPFSCSECGKCFSLKSQLVRHQRIHTGEKPFPCSECGKCFCTKSSFIKHYRSHTKEKPFSCSECGKCFSWKLNLVLHQRIHTGEKPFSCSECGKCFSEKSYLVLHQRTHTGEKPVSCSECGKCFRYKQQLAIHQRSHTGDHPFSCSECGKCFNSKSSLVLHQRLHTGEKPFSCSECGKCFRYKEKLAIHQRSHTG, from the coding sequence AtgagagagaagccattttcatgttcagaatgtgggaaatgcttttctTTGAAATCACAACTTGTTaggcatcagagaattcacacaggggagaagccatttccgtgttcagaatgtgggaaatgcttttgtACGAAATCAAGTTTTATCAAACATTATAGAAGTCACACaaaagagaagccattttcatgttcagaatgtgggaaatgcttttctTGGAAATTAAATCTTGTATTACaccagagaattcatacaggagagaagccattttcatgttcagaatgtgggaaatgcttttctgagaaatcatatcttgtattacatcagagaactcacacaggagagaagccggtttcatgttcagaatgtgggaaatgttttagatatAAACAACAACTTGccatacatcagagaagtcacacaggggatcatccattttcatgttcagaatgtgggaaatgctttaattCGAAATCAAGTCTTGTATTACATCAGagacttcacacaggagagaagccattttcatgttcagaatgtgggaaatgttttagatatAAAGAAAAACTTGccatacatcagagaagtcacacaggatag